In Monodelphis domestica isolate mMonDom1 chromosome 4, mMonDom1.pri, whole genome shotgun sequence, one DNA window encodes the following:
- the NCDN gene encoding neurochondrin: MASDCEPALSQAESRNPTLERYLGALRDAKNDSEQFAALLLVTKAVKAGDIDAKTRRRIFDAVGFTFPNRLLTSKEAPDGCPDHVLRALGVALLACFCSDPELAAHPQVLNKIPILSAILTTRGDPDDAARRSMIDDTYQCLTAVAGTPRGPRHLIAGGTVAALCQAYLGHGYGFDQALALLVGLLAAAETQCWKEAEPELLAVLRGLSEDFQKAEDASKFELCQLLPLFLPPTTVPTECLRDLQAGLARILGSKLSSWQRNPALKLAARLAHACGSEWIPAGGSGSKFLALLVNLACVEVRLALEEPGAEVKEDVVTACYALMELGIQECTRVEQPLLKEPQKVQLVSIMKEAIGAVIHYLQQVGPEKQKEPFVFASVRILGAWLAEETSSLRKEICQLLPFLVRYAKSLYEEAEEAGDLSQQVANLAISPTPPGPSWPGDALRLLLPGWCHLTAEDGPREILIKEGAPSLLCQYFLQQWELTSPGHDTSVLPDSVEIGLQTCCHIFLNLVVTAPGLIKRDACFTSLMNTLMTSLPSLVQQKGRLLLAANVATLGLLMARLLSTSPALQGTPASRGFFAAAILFLSQSHVARASPGAEQATLALAPDYEGVWADLQELWFLGMQAFTGCVPLLPWLAPAALRSRWPQELLQLLGSVSPTSVKPEMVAAYQGVLVELARANRLCREAMRLQAGEETASHYRMAALEQCLSEP; the protein is encoded by the exons ATGGCGTCCGATTGTGAGCCGGCTCTGAGCCAGGCTGAGAGCCGCAACCCCACCCTGGAGCGATACCTGGGGGCCCTTCGAGATGCTAAGAACGACAGTGAACAGTTTGCTGCCCTGCTGCTA GTGACCAAGGCAGTCAAGGCTGGTGACATTGATGCAAAAACCCGGCGGAGGATCTTTGATGCTGTGGGCTTTACTTTCCCCAATCGGCTCCTCACCAGCAAGGAAGCCCCTGATGGCTGCCCTGATCATGTCTTGCGTGCTCTGGGTGTGGCCTTGCTGGCCTGCTTCTGTAGCGACCCCGAGCTGGCTGCCCACCCCCAGGTCCTCAACAAGATTCCCATCCTGAGTGCCATCCTCACCACCCGGGGTGACCCTGATGACGCAGCCCGCCGTTCCATGATCGATGACACCTACCAATGCCTCACTGCTGTGGCTGGCACGCCCCGAGGACCCCGACACCTCATTGCTGGGGGTACCGTGGCTGCCCTGTGCCAGGCTTACCTGGGGCATGGCTATGGCTTCGATCAGGCCCTGGCCCTCCTTGTGGGATTATTGGCAGCTGCAGAGACCCAGTGCTGGAAGGAGGCGGAGCCCGAGCTGCTGGCCGTGCTTCGGGGCTTGAGTGAGGATTTCCAGAAGGCTGAGGATGCCAGCAAGTTTGAGCTCTGCCAGCTGCTGCCCCTATTTCTGCCCCCGACAACTGTGCCCACCGAGTGCCTCCGAGATCTACAGGCTGGGCTGGCACGGATCCTGGGCAGCAAGCTGAGTTCCTGGCAGCGCAACCCAGCTCTCAAGTTGGCAGCTCGCTTAGCACACGCCTGTGGCTCTGAATGGATCCCGGCTGGTGGGTCTGGGAGCAAGTTCCTGGCCCTGTTAGTGAACCTGGCCTGTGTGGAGGTGAGGCTTGCTCTGGAGGAACCTGGGGCAGAGGTGAAGGAGGATGTGGTGACTGCCTGCTATGCCCTGATGGAGCTGGGCATTCAGGAGTGCACCAGGGTGGAGCAGCCATTGCTAAAGGAGCCCCAGAAGGTGCAGCTTGTGAGCATCATGAAGGAGGCCATTGGAGCTGTCATTCACTATCTGCAGCAG GTGGGACCAGAGAAGCAGAAGGAGCCCTTCGTATTTGCCTCGGTAAGAATCTTGGGTGCCTGGCTGGCAGAAGAGACCTCATCCCTTCGAAAGGAGATCTGCCAGCTGCTGCCCTTCCTTGTCCGATATGCCAAGAGCCTCTATGAGGAGGCTGAGGAAGCTGGCGATCTCTCGCAACAGGTGGCAAATCTAGCCATTTCTCCTACTCCTCCAGGGCCATCCTGGCCTGGGGATGCCCTCCG GCTCCTCCTGCCAGGCTGGTGCCACCTGACTGCAGAAGATGGACCCCGGGAGATCCTGATCAAGGAAGGGGCTCCCTCCCTGCTGTGCCAGTACTTCCTGCAGCAGTGGGAGCTCACATCTCCTGGGCATGACACTTCAGTGCTGCCTGACAGTGTGGAGATTGGCCTGCAGACCTGCTGTCACATTTTCCTCAACCTTGTGGTCACTGCACCTGGACTAATCAA GCGGGACGCATGCTTCACATCCCTCATGAATACTCTAATGACTTCGCTGCCTTCACTGGTTCAACAGAAGGGGAGGCTGCTTCTGGCTGCCAACGTGGCCACCCTGGGCTTGCTCATGGCTCGGCTCCTCAGCACTTCTCCAG CTCTCCAGGGGACCCCCGCCTCTCGTGGCTTCTTTGCAGCAGCCATCCTTTTCCTGTCTCAGTCCCACGTGGCCAGAGCGAGCCCTGGCGCCGAGCAGGCCACACTGGCCCTAGCGCCCGACTATGAGGGGGTGTGGGCCGACCTGCAAGAGCTGTGGTTCTTAGGGATGCAGGCCTTCACAGGCTGTGTGCCTCTGCTGCCCTGGCTGGCCCCAGCTGCCCTGCGCTCTCGCTGGCCTCAGGAACTCCTGCAGCTCCTGGGCAGCGTCTCCCCAACCTCAGTCAAACCTGAGATGGTGGCTGCCTACCAAGGAGTCTTGGTGGAGCTGGCCCGAGCCAACCGCCTCTGCCGGGAAGCCATGCGGCTGCAGGCGGGTGAGGAGACTGCCAGCCACTACCGCATGGCAGCCCTGGAACAGTGCCTCTCTGAGCCCTGA